From a region of the Mycobacterium sp. SMC-8 genome:
- a CDS encoding DUF1931 family protein, whose translation MTHPSGIPVLERFFRSVGGIKIDKNDVRRFREFIDEKIDDIAIAGRNSAKWNGRDVIVPQDLPITKGVQERMREFDKLEEAEEIRELLRQAVRNPPGDVMFAEDTEQLLPELFGGLSIAVARSFRVVDATVSNPSTEDWDRVYELFRLVF comes from the coding sequence GTGACCCATCCCTCAGGTATTCCGGTGTTGGAAAGGTTCTTCCGCTCGGTGGGCGGCATCAAGATCGACAAGAACGATGTGCGCCGCTTCCGCGAGTTCATCGACGAGAAGATCGATGACATTGCCATCGCCGGGCGTAATTCGGCCAAATGGAACGGGCGTGACGTGATCGTGCCGCAGGACCTTCCGATCACCAAGGGCGTTCAGGAGCGAATGCGCGAGTTCGACAAGCTCGAGGAGGCCGAGGAAATCCGTGAGCTGCTGCGCCAGGCGGTGAGGAATCCACCCGGGGACGTCATGTTTGCCGAGGATACCGAGCAGCTGCTGCCGGAGTTGTTCGGCGGGTTGAGTATTGCGGTGGCCCGCTCGTTTCGCGTGGTGGACGCCACCGTGTCCAACCCGTCGACCGAAGATTGGGATCGGGTGTATGAGCTCTTTCGGCTGGTGTTCTGA
- a CDS encoding Hsp20/alpha crystallin family protein: protein MTSALQRSAGQAERRPWRELENLYAEMGRLAQSVFGGSTSEGAWMPAADIVETDSAYIIELELPGVRSEDVDVTMNGNELVVTGEVKERKREGLFRRRTRKVGRFEFRVTLPGYLRNGDVEATLAYGVLKVYVPKESTQSNKITVSESVEG, encoded by the coding sequence ATGACTTCGGCACTGCAACGTTCCGCCGGCCAGGCGGAGAGGCGCCCATGGCGCGAGCTCGAGAATCTTTATGCCGAGATGGGTCGGCTCGCGCAGTCGGTGTTCGGTGGATCCACGAGTGAGGGTGCGTGGATGCCCGCGGCCGATATCGTTGAGACCGACAGCGCCTACATCATCGAGCTTGAGCTTCCGGGGGTGCGGAGCGAAGACGTGGACGTCACGATGAACGGCAACGAGTTGGTGGTCACCGGCGAGGTGAAGGAGCGCAAGCGCGAGGGCCTGTTCCGTCGCCGGACACGAAAGGTCGGTCGATTCGAATTTCGGGTAACGCTGCCGGGCTACCTGCGCAACGGCGACGTCGAAGCAACGTTGGCGTATGGCGTCCTCAAGGTTTATGTGCCCAAAGAAAGCACACAGTCGAACAAGATCACAGTGAGTGAGTCAGTCGAAGGCTGA
- a CDS encoding CdaR family transcriptional regulator, which translates to MLSAVSAPSENHMLLLNILAQQAGAALAYAALRDHNIGYAGLLAKANSELEKTNRELATSVLRLQRQTNMQEILSSAVAAGTGELGVADALYALTGLSVGFEDRFGNLRCWAGPGEPHPYPKQTTDERALLLHELAAQNGSARIGGRVLALVQSRGAVLGVLALQDSGNTVTEDSLVALCFGARVLALELAHKRNLAEMELNLRRNLVDDLLAGTDRDGAYARADALGHDLRRPHYVVAVQTPGHADSAVATVAGRAAAALHLSYLQGFREGLVVLLTDGRPDPRAFYHAITEALGEASSVIGIGTRCEVPDDLPRSFVEARRALNIRLRSANPHGAAAFDDLGFYRLIAAAHEGATVEAFVHEWLGALLDYDESRSSELVLTLSDYLECGGNYDESAAALHIHRSTLRYRLARIAELTGHDLRKVDTRFNLHAATRAWRFLNPEADQRPGPTGL; encoded by the coding sequence GTGCTCAGTGCCGTCAGCGCCCCGTCGGAAAACCACATGCTGTTGCTGAATATCCTTGCGCAGCAAGCCGGCGCCGCCCTGGCGTATGCAGCATTGCGCGACCACAACATCGGCTATGCCGGCCTGCTGGCGAAGGCGAACAGCGAACTGGAGAAAACGAATCGCGAGCTCGCCACGTCTGTTTTGCGGTTGCAACGCCAAACCAACATGCAGGAGATTCTGAGCTCGGCGGTGGCAGCGGGAACGGGGGAACTGGGTGTCGCGGATGCGCTGTATGCCCTGACGGGGCTGTCTGTGGGGTTCGAGGACAGGTTCGGCAACCTGCGCTGCTGGGCCGGACCTGGAGAGCCCCACCCCTACCCTAAGCAGACAACGGACGAGCGCGCCCTGTTGCTGCACGAGCTGGCGGCACAGAACGGTTCGGCGCGGATCGGAGGCCGCGTGCTCGCGCTTGTCCAGTCCCGAGGTGCGGTCCTCGGAGTCCTGGCATTGCAGGACTCGGGGAACACGGTAACCGAAGACAGCTTGGTCGCGCTGTGCTTCGGCGCCAGGGTGCTCGCGTTGGAGCTTGCCCACAAGCGAAATCTCGCCGAAATGGAACTCAATCTGCGCCGCAATCTGGTCGACGATCTGCTGGCAGGCACCGATCGGGACGGTGCGTACGCGCGTGCCGATGCCCTCGGCCATGACCTGCGGCGCCCGCACTACGTGGTGGCGGTGCAAACCCCCGGTCACGCAGACAGCGCGGTCGCAACCGTCGCTGGGCGCGCAGCGGCTGCGTTGCACCTGAGCTACCTGCAGGGGTTCCGCGAGGGCCTGGTGGTGCTGCTCACCGACGGCCGTCCGGACCCGCGGGCGTTCTACCACGCGATCACTGAAGCCCTCGGTGAGGCCAGTAGTGTGATCGGCATCGGCACTCGTTGCGAAGTGCCCGACGACTTGCCGCGGTCCTTCGTCGAGGCGCGTCGCGCCCTGAACATCCGGCTGCGCTCGGCCAATCCTCACGGCGCAGCGGCTTTCGACGACCTCGGCTTCTATCGTCTGATCGCCGCCGCCCATGAGGGCGCGACGGTTGAAGCCTTCGTCCACGAATGGCTGGGCGCACTCCTGGATTACGACGAGAGCAGAAGCTCCGAATTGGTCTTGACGCTCAGCGATTACCTGGAATGCGGTGGAAACTATGACGAGTCCGCAGCCGCACTGCACATCCATCGCAGCACGCTGCGTTACCGGCTGGCGCGCATCGCCGAACTCACCGGCCACGACCTCCGCAAAGTCGATACCCGGTTCAACCTCCATGCGGCGACACGGGCGTGGCGGTTCCTCAATCCTGAGGCTGACCAGCGGCCCGGTCCCACGGGTCTCTAG
- a CDS encoding TetR/AcrR family transcriptional regulator: MAPRRLRVTGQVSRPAPWGDRPPVDDDEARRRLLDAAEVCYERRGVSRTTVDDIAKEALVHRTTVYRYFGTRDDVLAFVLLRETAGVIDSAEQALLRVGPFGERLLDALDGAVGAVEESRWLSVLFSPESLTMTVSAAASGAFRDRIRDVLRPHVEAAKAGGELREQLDPDAVADWLVRVAQMLLMEHLTVRSDETRPDRRALLRDFVIPGILNPTPQR, encoded by the coding sequence GTGGCACCGCGCCGACTTCGCGTCACTGGGCAGGTCTCTCGTCCGGCTCCCTGGGGTGACCGACCACCGGTCGACGACGACGAGGCACGCCGGCGCCTACTGGACGCGGCCGAGGTCTGCTATGAGCGCCGCGGCGTCAGTCGGACCACCGTCGATGACATCGCCAAAGAGGCCTTGGTGCACCGCACAACGGTATATCGGTACTTCGGGACCCGCGACGACGTCCTTGCTTTCGTGCTTCTGCGCGAGACAGCCGGAGTCATCGACAGCGCCGAACAGGCGCTGCTGCGAGTCGGACCCTTTGGTGAGCGCCTGCTCGACGCGTTGGACGGCGCGGTCGGAGCCGTCGAAGAGTCCCGTTGGCTCAGCGTGCTGTTTTCCCCGGAAAGCCTGACCATGACGGTTTCCGCCGCGGCGTCGGGAGCGTTCCGCGACCGGATCCGCGACGTGTTGCGACCGCATGTCGAGGCAGCCAAGGCCGGCGGCGAACTGCGTGAACAACTCGACCCCGATGCCGTCGCCGACTGGCTGGTGCGGGTGGCGCAGATGCTGCTGATGGAACACCTCACGGTGCGTTCCGACGAGACCAGGCCCGACCGCCGCGCGCTGCTTCGCGACTTCGTCATCCCCGGCATTCTCAACCCGACCCCACAGCGCTGA
- a CDS encoding IS1380 family transposase has product MKRSAVRSLLVDSGRESLVSSAGGLLLARTLHVSGLEKAMSEVLKRWRAPRTLHDPAKVLTDVAIAVALGGDCAADIAVVRAQPELFGAVASDATVSRLIATLAGDVDAAVAAIRAARAAARAHIWRRQQPLAGTSGSQVIVDLDATLVTAHSDKQGATPTFKYGYGFHPMLAFVDHGSHGSGEALVGLLRPGSAGSNSAADHISVLDAALAQLPEPERARVLVRTDTGGGVKDFLHHITDLGLQYSVGFYGMPPIVEALRRVPRRAWRAALDGDGTPREGAQVAELTRYLPDTLKGWPAGMRVIARRERPHPGAQLRLTDDNGWRITCFATNTRGWSICDLEVRHRQRARAEDRIRNLKDTGLTNLPFHGFAQNQIWLEITLLAADLLVWTQVLAFTGHPARGWEPKRLRLRLLAVAGRIITSGRRRYLRLPRGWPWSDLIEFGWTALQPT; this is encoded by the coding sequence GTGAAGCGTAGCGCGGTTCGTTCTCTGCTGGTGGATTCAGGTCGCGAGTCGTTGGTCTCGTCGGCCGGCGGGCTGCTGTTGGCTCGGACGCTGCACGTCTCGGGACTGGAAAAGGCCATGTCAGAGGTCTTGAAGCGGTGGCGGGCACCACGAACCCTGCACGACCCGGCCAAGGTGCTCACCGATGTCGCGATCGCGGTGGCACTCGGCGGTGACTGTGCCGCCGATATCGCGGTGGTGCGTGCTCAGCCCGAGCTGTTCGGGGCGGTGGCCTCCGATGCCACCGTGTCACGTCTGATCGCCACGCTGGCCGGCGACGTCGATGCCGCCGTTGCGGCGATCCGCGCGGCCCGGGCAGCAGCCCGCGCGCACATATGGCGGCGCCAGCAACCGCTGGCCGGTACCTCAGGCAGCCAGGTCATCGTCGATCTGGACGCCACCCTGGTGACCGCCCACAGCGACAAACAGGGCGCCACCCCAACCTTCAAGTACGGATACGGGTTTCATCCCATGCTCGCCTTCGTCGACCACGGCAGCCACGGATCCGGTGAAGCCCTGGTCGGGTTGCTGCGACCCGGCTCAGCCGGCTCCAACAGCGCTGCTGACCACATCAGTGTCCTGGATGCCGCGTTGGCCCAACTGCCCGAACCCGAACGGGCCCGGGTGCTGGTGCGCACCGACACCGGTGGCGGGGTCAAGGACTTCCTGCACCACATCACCGACCTGGGACTGCAGTACTCAGTCGGGTTCTACGGCATGCCCCCGATCGTCGAAGCGCTGCGCCGGGTCCCGCGGCGGGCGTGGCGGGCTGCCCTCGACGGCGACGGCACACCACGCGAGGGCGCCCAGGTCGCTGAGTTGACCCGCTACCTGCCCGACACGCTGAAAGGCTGGCCGGCAGGGATGCGGGTCATCGCCCGCCGAGAACGTCCCCATCCCGGCGCGCAGTTGCGCCTGACCGATGACAACGGGTGGCGGATCACGTGCTTTGCGACCAACACCCGCGGTTGGTCGATCTGCGATCTCGAAGTCCGGCACCGTCAACGCGCCCGCGCGGAAGACCGCATCCGCAACCTCAAAGACACCGGACTGACCAACCTGCCGTTTCACGGGTTCGCCCAGAATCAGATCTGGCTGGAGATCACCCTGCTGGCCGCTGACCTGCTGGTCTGGACCCAAGTCCTGGCCTTCACCGGCCACCCGGCCAGAGGCTGGGAACCCAAACGACTACGCCTGCGCCTGCTTGCCGTCGCCGGACGCATCATCACCTCAGGGCGTCGCCGCTACCTACGGCTGCCAAGAGGCTGGCCGTGGAGCGACCTCATCGAATTCGGCTGGACCGCACTGCAACCCACCTAA
- a CDS encoding cytochrome P450: MHTLGSLDVEGIDFAFDDQPDLHAVLARLRKRRPYAIVPFAGVSAVLLLTDELVRAAFRDEATFPAAPVYAMTTEPVFGRTVLSMSGAEHRASRGVVSAPLRRSRVQDYLEPVIEPVINELIDQFAARGTADLVVEFTHRYSLLIISRLLGFPVDDEAKIHRWAQAMIQYPFDPPTAVTCAAEFTAYVAPLLAARRREPGDDMISMLVTETTEDGEHLSDEEILTFLRMLFPLGADTTTLALGNILSALLNHPDQLDLLRSDPDRYLQSAIWEGLRWEPAVGMLPRACPEATTWQGIDIPALTPMIFAINAANRDPAVYPRPDDFDITRNVMPTVSFGQGRHSCIGNWLANTELLAALRALIERLPDLALDPRHAETSTITSQVGTTLRGPNSLRVTFTPTRSRPDAAM; the protein is encoded by the coding sequence ATGCACACCCTGGGATCCCTCGACGTCGAGGGCATCGACTTCGCTTTCGACGATCAACCAGACCTCCACGCTGTGCTCGCCCGCCTCCGCAAGCGCAGGCCGTACGCGATCGTGCCGTTTGCCGGAGTCAGTGCGGTCTTGTTGTTGACCGACGAGCTGGTCCGGGCGGCCTTCCGCGATGAAGCGACATTCCCCGCAGCACCGGTGTATGCGATGACCACCGAACCCGTGTTCGGCAGGACCGTGCTCAGCATGTCGGGCGCCGAGCATCGCGCCAGCCGCGGCGTGGTGTCGGCGCCGCTACGGCGCAGCCGCGTCCAGGACTACCTGGAGCCGGTGATCGAACCGGTCATCAACGAGCTGATCGACCAGTTCGCTGCCCGCGGCACCGCCGATCTGGTCGTCGAATTCACGCACCGCTACTCACTGCTGATCATCAGCCGCCTGCTGGGGTTCCCTGTCGACGACGAAGCCAAGATCCACCGCTGGGCGCAGGCGATGATCCAGTACCCCTTCGACCCGCCGACGGCGGTCACCTGTGCCGCCGAATTCACCGCCTACGTCGCTCCGCTACTGGCCGCGCGCCGCCGGGAACCTGGCGACGACATGATCTCCATGTTGGTCACCGAAACCACTGAGGACGGCGAGCATCTCTCAGACGAGGAGATACTCACGTTCCTGCGGATGCTGTTTCCACTCGGCGCCGACACCACCACGCTGGCTCTGGGCAACATCTTGTCGGCGCTGCTCAATCATCCCGACCAACTGGACCTACTGCGCTCTGACCCGGACCGCTACCTCCAGTCGGCGATCTGGGAGGGCCTGCGATGGGAGCCCGCGGTCGGGATGTTGCCGCGCGCCTGCCCTGAGGCCACAACGTGGCAGGGGATCGACATCCCAGCTCTGACCCCGATGATCTTCGCGATCAACGCCGCCAACCGTGACCCGGCCGTGTACCCGCGGCCCGACGACTTCGACATCACCCGCAACGTGATGCCGACCGTGTCGTTCGGGCAAGGCCGCCACAGCTGCATCGGGAACTGGCTGGCCAACACCGAACTTCTCGCCGCGCTGCGGGCCCTGATTGAGCGGTTGCCCGATCTCGCGCTCGACCCCCGCCACGCCGAGACCTCCACCATCACAAGCCAAGTCGGCACCACGCTGCGTGGGCCCAATTCCTTGCGGGTGACATTCACGCCGACGAGAAGCCGGCCGGACGCCGCGATGTAG
- a CDS encoding RND family transporter, with product MVKRPPHEDAYSVRLAGVGRFAVTHKGIVIGTWVGLAVVLAMLFPQLETVVKQQSLDPIPRDVASFQTLDRMGKAFGEEGSTTTVVVAMENPEGLTPSARERYAAMVSALRADSENVPLVQDLLADPVTAGQAVSADGKAWYLPVGIAGTLGGPRAAESVASIREIAAHAFDGTSTVTYVTGPAATMSDQIVAAERDLLFISVATAGLIAAILLMVYRSVFTALLPLLVIGVSLGVGRGVLSALGELGMPVSQFTIAFMTVILLGAGTDYSVFLISRYHEQRRQGVAPDQAVINATATIGRVILASAATVALAFVAMAFATLTIFATSGPACAVAVMVGCLATVTLLPPVLVLAAKRGIGEPRKDRTRAYWNRIAVMVVRKPVPLLVISLVLLLAFGGVALTLRMSYDDRKGQPSTTASNEGYRLLDRHFPKDVIISEFLVVESPTDLRTGRGLADLDEMASRVSQIPGVDRVVGVTRPTGERLDQAQLSWQNGQIGDKLADAVADGDARKHDLAKLTDGADQLADGLTQLDSSVRSALGPLTGLLDQAQQAGQTIQRYRPALQQLTAMGPNVDRVVKDGLQMRPLAERAAGAIAVIDPLAATLGASPLCAATAECGALRDHVQTLVALRHAGFFNQIAVLGDELAAQGADFSTSEAITQLQGAADSLDRSMDVLGGPGADLPAQIARLQSGIGQLAAGARALAVGVHTLVDSNIEMLGGMSQIAAQLQDSARGTAGSDAATGFFLPASALQNEDFAKVARQFISPDGRTARFVIESQFDPYTAEAMTLGKHITDVAAAATPNTSLAEASVAMAGFPAINTDIQRLMGRDFLQLAIATLVIVALILVALLRAVLAPIYLLATVVLNYAAALGMGVLVFQYGLGQDIAWPVPLLSFIILVAVGADYNMLLISRLREESANNIRVGVMRTVASTGSVITSAGFIFAASMFGLMVGSIGIMIQMGFVIGCGLLLDTLVVRTLTVPAIATLLGEASWWPKHRV from the coding sequence ATGGTGAAGCGTCCGCCGCACGAGGATGCCTACAGCGTCCGCCTGGCCGGGGTGGGGCGGTTCGCCGTCACGCACAAGGGAATCGTCATCGGCACCTGGGTGGGTCTGGCCGTGGTTCTCGCGATGTTGTTTCCGCAATTGGAAACTGTGGTCAAACAACAGTCGCTGGACCCGATCCCACGCGACGTGGCGTCGTTCCAGACGCTGGACCGGATGGGCAAGGCGTTCGGCGAGGAGGGGTCGACGACGACGGTGGTCGTCGCGATGGAGAATCCAGAAGGGTTGACCCCGTCGGCGCGGGAGCGTTATGCCGCAATGGTATCCGCGTTGCGCGCCGACTCGGAGAACGTGCCACTGGTCCAAGACCTGCTCGCCGATCCCGTCACCGCCGGCCAAGCAGTGAGCGCCGATGGAAAGGCCTGGTATCTGCCGGTCGGCATTGCGGGGACGCTGGGCGGGCCGCGGGCCGCCGAATCCGTCGCGTCGATCCGCGAGATCGCCGCCCATGCCTTCGACGGCACGTCGACGGTCACCTACGTCACCGGTCCGGCTGCCACCATGAGCGATCAGATCGTCGCGGCGGAACGGGATCTGCTGTTCATCTCGGTAGCCACCGCCGGCCTGATCGCGGCGATCCTGCTGATGGTCTACCGCTCGGTGTTCACCGCGCTGCTGCCGTTGCTCGTCATCGGCGTCAGCCTCGGAGTCGGTCGGGGAGTCCTGTCGGCGCTAGGCGAACTGGGAATGCCGGTCTCGCAGTTCACCATCGCGTTCATGACCGTGATTCTGTTGGGCGCCGGCACCGACTACTCGGTGTTCCTGATCAGCCGGTACCACGAGCAACGACGCCAGGGCGTGGCTCCGGACCAGGCGGTGATCAACGCGACGGCGACGATCGGTCGTGTCATCCTGGCCTCAGCGGCGACCGTTGCCCTGGCGTTCGTGGCCATGGCGTTCGCGACACTGACCATCTTCGCCACGTCGGGCCCCGCATGTGCGGTGGCGGTGATGGTCGGGTGCCTGGCAACGGTGACGCTTTTGCCGCCGGTGTTGGTGCTGGCGGCCAAGCGTGGCATCGGCGAACCCCGCAAGGACCGAACGCGCGCCTACTGGAATCGGATCGCGGTGATGGTGGTCCGCAAGCCGGTGCCGCTGCTGGTGATCAGCCTCGTGCTGCTCCTGGCATTCGGCGGTGTGGCGCTCACCCTGCGCATGAGCTATGACGACCGCAAGGGGCAGCCATCCACCACTGCCAGCAATGAGGGTTATCGATTGCTGGACAGGCACTTTCCCAAAGACGTCATCATCTCCGAGTTCCTCGTCGTGGAGTCGCCGACGGACCTGCGCACCGGCAGGGGCCTGGCCGATCTCGACGAAATGGCGTCGCGGGTCTCCCAGATACCCGGGGTCGATCGCGTCGTCGGCGTCACCCGCCCGACAGGGGAGCGGCTGGATCAGGCGCAGCTGTCGTGGCAGAACGGACAGATCGGCGACAAGCTCGCGGACGCCGTCGCCGACGGTGACGCCCGCAAGCACGATCTGGCGAAGTTGACGGACGGCGCCGATCAATTGGCCGACGGTCTCACCCAGCTCGACAGCAGCGTACGGTCTGCGCTGGGACCGCTGACCGGTCTGCTCGATCAGGCACAGCAGGCCGGTCAGACGATTCAGCGCTATCGGCCGGCACTGCAGCAGTTGACTGCCATGGGGCCCAACGTCGACCGTGTCGTCAAGGACGGACTGCAGATGCGCCCGCTGGCTGAACGGGCAGCCGGGGCGATCGCCGTCATCGATCCGCTGGCGGCCACACTCGGCGCCTCGCCGCTCTGTGCGGCCACAGCGGAGTGCGGGGCGTTGCGCGACCACGTCCAGACGCTGGTGGCGCTGCGCCACGCGGGATTCTTCAACCAGATCGCAGTTCTGGGGGACGAATTGGCCGCGCAGGGCGCGGATTTCTCAACGTCGGAGGCGATCACCCAGTTGCAGGGTGCCGCGGATTCCCTGGACCGGAGCATGGATGTCCTTGGCGGACCTGGCGCCGACCTGCCCGCGCAGATCGCACGCCTGCAGAGCGGCATCGGACAGCTCGCCGCAGGTGCGCGGGCGCTGGCCGTCGGAGTGCACACCCTGGTGGACAGCAATATCGAAATGCTGGGCGGGATGAGCCAGATCGCGGCACAACTGCAGGACTCCGCGCGCGGCACGGCCGGGTCAGACGCAGCGACAGGCTTCTTCCTGCCGGCCAGCGCGCTGCAGAACGAAGACTTCGCAAAGGTTGCCCGGCAATTCATCTCACCCGACGGCAGAACGGCACGGTTTGTCATCGAATCTCAGTTCGATCCCTATACCGCAGAGGCGATGACGCTTGGAAAGCACATCACCGACGTCGCAGCAGCGGCGACACCGAACACGTCGCTGGCCGAAGCCAGCGTGGCCATGGCGGGATTCCCGGCCATCAACACCGACATCCAACGGTTGATGGGGCGCGACTTTCTGCAACTGGCCATCGCGACTCTCGTCATCGTGGCCTTGATCCTGGTGGCGCTGCTACGGGCGGTACTGGCACCGATCTACCTGCTGGCCACCGTCGTGCTCAACTACGCCGCCGCGCTGGGCATGGGCGTGCTGGTCTTTCAGTACGGCCTGGGTCAGGACATCGCGTGGCCCGTCCCGCTGTTGTCGTTCATCATCCTCGTGGCTGTGGGTGCGGACTACAACATGCTGCTCATCTCACGCCTTCGCGAGGAATCGGCCAACAACATCCGCGTGGGAGTGATGCGTACCGTCGCCAGCACCGGCTCGGTCATCACATCGGCCGGATTCATCTTCGCGGCGAGCATGTTCGGGCTGATGGTGGGATCCATCGGAATCATGATTCAGATGGGCTTCGTCATCGGCTGCGGTCTGCTGCTCGACACGCTTGTTGTGCGGACGCTGACGGTGCCTGCCATCGCGACACTGTTAGGAGAGGCAAGTTGGTGGCCGAAACACCGCGTGTAG
- a CDS encoding glutathione-independent formaldehyde dehydrogenase, with amino-acid sequence MKVVVYEGPMQVRVEDVAEPVIEAPTDVLVQITTTNICGSDLHMYEGRTAMETGRVLGHENLGEVVEVGNAVVSVKVGDRVCLPFNISCGFCRNCEKGLTAFCLTNNPDPGMVGAAYGFAGMGPYNGGQAEYLRVPFGDSNCLKLPEDAQEKETDYVMLSDIFPTGWHCTELAGLQPGDTVVIFGAGPVGLMAAHSAMIKGAAKVMIVDRHPDRLKLAEQIGVIAIDDSKGPAVDQVLEQTKGAGADCGCECVGYQAHDPQGHEDPSMVINDLVRAVKFTGGIGVVGLYLPQDPGAPDEDKKKGRITFEMGTFWVKGQRMGTGQANVKRYNRELRELIHQGRAKPSWIVSHELPLSDAPNAYQHFDARDNGWTKVVLKPRLASA; translated from the coding sequence ATGAAAGTTGTTGTGTACGAAGGGCCCATGCAGGTCCGCGTCGAGGACGTCGCGGAACCGGTCATCGAAGCGCCGACCGACGTACTCGTCCAAATTACGACCACGAACATTTGCGGGTCCGACCTTCACATGTACGAGGGTCGGACGGCGATGGAAACGGGCAGGGTCCTCGGCCACGAGAACCTCGGCGAGGTCGTCGAGGTTGGCAACGCGGTGGTCTCGGTAAAGGTCGGCGACCGGGTCTGCCTGCCGTTCAATATCAGCTGCGGCTTCTGTCGCAATTGCGAGAAAGGACTGACGGCCTTCTGCCTGACCAACAATCCAGACCCGGGCATGGTTGGGGCGGCCTACGGTTTCGCGGGTATGGGCCCATACAACGGCGGGCAAGCCGAGTACCTGCGGGTACCGTTCGGCGACTCGAACTGCTTGAAGCTCCCCGAGGACGCGCAGGAAAAGGAAACCGACTACGTCATGCTGTCGGACATCTTTCCGACGGGCTGGCACTGCACCGAGCTTGCCGGACTTCAACCCGGCGATACGGTCGTGATTTTTGGTGCAGGCCCGGTCGGTTTGATGGCCGCCCATTCGGCGATGATCAAGGGCGCCGCCAAAGTGATGATCGTGGATCGTCATCCCGACCGGCTCAAGCTGGCCGAACAGATCGGGGTCATCGCGATCGACGATTCGAAGGGACCTGCCGTCGATCAGGTCCTGGAACAGACCAAAGGCGCTGGCGCCGACTGCGGTTGCGAATGCGTCGGTTATCAGGCGCATGACCCCCAAGGCCATGAGGATCCGTCGATGGTCATCAACGATCTCGTGCGCGCGGTGAAGTTCACCGGCGGAATCGGCGTGGTCGGCTTGTACCTGCCCCAGGATCCCGGCGCGCCGGACGAAGATAAAAAGAAGGGCAGGATCACTTTCGAGATGGGCACCTTCTGGGTCAAGGGCCAACGGATGGGAACTGGGCAGGCCAACGTCAAGCGCTACAACCGCGAATTGCGAGAACTGATCCACCAGGGCAGGGCCAAGCCATCATGGATCGTCTCTCACGAGCTGCCGTTATCTGATGCCCCGAACGCGTACCAGCACTTCGACGCCCGCGACAACGGTTGGACAAAGGTGGTGCTCAAGCCGCGGCTCGCGTCAGCCTGA